The genomic segment TTTCACAGCTcaatagtaatgataataataaacaattaCAAATGGACAAAAGTGTTGCACTTTGTCAAAAGTACTTTGCTGAAGAAGGTACAGATGGcaacaaacaataaaaagatgTCCAATATCATTACTCATtagaaaaatacaagttaaaattgaatgagatatcaccttacaccTATTAGGAAGGTTTTTTAAAACCTGACAATATTAACTGTCGACAAGGAAGTAAAAATGGTACAGCCTCTTTGGAAAAGACTTTGGCAACTTTCATAGACTTAAACATACACTTACATGTGACCTAGCACTCCCATTCTTAGGATTTTATCCAAGGATAATAGAAACATACGTCCACACAAAATATATGTACATGAATGTCATAATTGTCCCAAActggaaaaaacccaaatgtccatcagcaggtgAATGAATACGCTACTTGTGGTACAACTATAGAATGAAAGATGgtttagcaataaaaatgaatacattcttGAGAAATGCAACGTCACGCATGCTGAATTTATTCTGATGAGTGAAAGAAGACTGATCCAAGAGGCTACATACTGTTTAATTCCATGTCTATGACATTTTAGGAAGAGCAGGACGCTACAGACACAGATGTCAGCTCAGTAGTTGCCAGGCCCTGGATTAGAGAGAAAAAGACTGGCTAAAATGGGCACAAGGGCTCTCGCTTGAGTGAAATGAACCTTTCTATATTATGGTATTGTGTTACATAGACCTGGTGATTGTGGTGGTTGTTATAGAGATGCTTGAGTTTGTCAAAATTTATACAAGCAGACATTTAAAAGggttaaatttttgtatatgtaaatTATGGGCCAATAAACCTCACTTTTAGAAAAAGACCCTAGAAGAGTACCTACAGAGTGATCTTCAGCCCCCAGACCCTTGGGGCAAGGCTGGGCAGTTGACCCTTTGAGTGGAGGCCTGTCTTCTCCTCTCTATGAACTCCCCATCTCCAAGCACATTCCCTGTCCATAAGGTAGATGCACCGTAaatatgagtaaataaatgaataaaagaacaaagaagtgAGTGTTTGCAGGAAACTAAAGTAGACCCTGACAATCTACAGGCTCCTGCAGGCTTCTCCAGCCTCTTCTGCCACTCCCAGCACAACTCCATTTCCCACTCCTAGAATTGCCTCAAGCCTCCCCATCCAATCCCTGACTCACTGGGCCATTTCacacctctgtgcctttgcacatgTGGGTCCCTGTGCTTTGATCACCCTTCATGGGAACCTGTACCTGTAGGAAAACACACCCCTACCCCCAGAACTCTGGGAAATACCCTGTCCTTTCCTGTAGGATAGGATGATCAGGAGTTCAGGCAGGTGTGTGCACAAAATAAACACCAGTGTGAGCTTGTGTGCACAGGAGACACCCCACAGTTCCAAGAAGGCTAAACCTGGGCAGAAAACTCCAGGTGGGAGAGAAAATTCTCTGTCTTATAGACAGCCCATTTCCCTTTTCCCTGCTAACTAGGATAATGGtaatagttaatatttgttgaatgctgtGTGTCAGGCCCTACTGGAAAGCACTTTACCTGTAGGAACCCATGTGGTGCTCCTGATAACCCTTTGCACTATCGTTATTCCCACTGTATGGATCAGGGAACAGACACAGGTAGGTTTTGGATGTGTGGTTACACACCCAGAAAGGCAggaagtctggctccagagctgtGTACTGAACCGCTGCCACATTGCAGGAATGACGGCCCTGGAGGGAAGAACTAAGAGGGGCTGGGTGAGGGTCCTGGCTTCTGAGGGCACAGCTGTTCTCCAACTTTTGCAAGGCTGAAACCAGAAGACAGCAGGCATTGCAGCTGGTGGAGGGTCTGAATACTGCTGTGAGGATAGTGATTCCTGGGCTAGGCTCTGCAAGGAAACTGAGCAGTGCAGGGCCTTACCAGCCCCAGCCATCTGGGGGCCACCCTGGCTGGCACCAGCAGGAGGGTGGGCTGGCTTCTCAGAGGTCTGGGAGACTCAGGCTCCTTCTGCCAGGGCTGCAGTGGCCgactcctcctccccctccctccccaccctgcacCGCCTCCAGACCCCAGTCCTGACTATTGCTTAATCCCCAGGAACCCAGTTCCTGTGGGCAGCGCCTGACATGCCTGATCCTCTCTTTTCTGCAGTTCAAGGGAAAGACAAGATCTTGCACAAGGCACTCTGCATCTGCCCTTGGCCAGGGAAGGGTGGCATGGAGCCTCTCCGGCTGCTCATCTTACTCTTTGCCACAGGTAGGATCTTCTCCGTGCCCTGTGATGCCTTCTTTCCCTCACTTTGAGTATGTGGTTAGGGAGCAGGTGGTGGGCCCTGGGGTGAATTACGAAGGCGGTGGCAGTCCTTGGCATGCCTGAGTGCCCTGTTCTACACTCCTCTCCTCCCCAACCTGCCCATATTCTTCacaccctccttccctccccagtaTCAAAACCCACCCTCAGACTCTTCCTGCATGTGGACATGTAAGGGGCTGGTGGACTCTGGTTGCATTGGAAGGGAAGGAGTGCTAACAGTGGCATCCCAGGCACTAGCTGGCAGTTGGGGGAAGCTTTCGGGGGGCGCCAGCACTGATAATAGCCTCTGAAATTATAAGCCACTAATTATGAGCCCTTGCAgttataaaagaggaaagaacatgAGGATGTTCACCTGCATCTTTGGGGCACTGTCTCCCCTGCTCTGAAGGTCCTCTTGTCCTCAGCTCTCGATGGGAGGTGAGGGGCCTGGAGATTTCCATCACTGAGTTGCGGCGAATTGACACACCAAATTTTTGTACACAACTGCTTCTTCCCACTGAGGGAAGTGAACCTTTTGCTCCCCCACAGCGTTGGACAAACCTGGGCAAGAGGAGAGATAGTGCCAAATGGAGTCTTGTTCCTGCAGCTTTAGATGGTGTGGGGGCGGGGAGGAAGGTGGGGTCCTGAGGCATGGATGGGAGGTGGTAAGGTGGGAGAGGGCCACTGCCCATATGGTCTCTCTAGTTCCAAAAGGCAGGCCACCAGCTTCCCAATCCTATCTTTCAAGCCTCTGTCACAGTAATGGTTGAAGATGGCAGGCAAGGGAGGACCAAGAGAGGAGAAGTCAAAGCAGGGGGCTCTGGGGGCTTCTgctgcagcccctgccccagcAACAAGCTGGTGCTCTAAGCCCATCTCCCCCGCCCTAAGGAGGGTTCCCAAAATAGCAGCCTCATGTCTCCCCCAAAATATCTCCGAGACGGGTCCTTCCTGAAAGGGGAACAAAGCCACAGAAATAGGGAAGCTGGAAGCTAAAGGTCAGGAAAGTCGGTACCAGTGTGGGCGGCTGCAGAGCAAACAAGAGTGGCGGGGCAGGGAGAGCCAGCCCCAGGCCGAGAGGAGAGATCCTAGTCCCGTATGACAGCAAAGAGATGTGCAGAACAGAACTGGAGGGGATTTTAAGACCAAGTGTCTCCAGAATAGACCCAGGGAGGGTCAGTTACGTCTCCAAGGAGGCCCAGCAAGACCAACTGTGAGAAAACCAAACCCAGGTCCCAGGTTTCCTGGTTCCCAATTTCCCACAAACACATGCTGTGCCACCTGCTCCCAACTTGCATAAGAACCTAAGCTCCTTCAGGGCAGGGTTTTTGTCTGTTTAGGTCACTGCACAGGGCAAGTGTTCAATGCGTATTTGGTAaatgaaggagtgaatgaatgtCTCCTCCCCAGAGCTGTCTGGAGCCCACAACACCACGGTGTTCCAGGGCGTGGAGGGCCAGTCCCTACAGGTGTCCTGCCCCTATGACTCCATGAAGCACTGGGGGAGGCGCAAGGCCTGGTGCCGCCAGCTGGGCGAGAAGGGCCCATGCCAGCGCGTGGTCAGCACGCACAACTTGTGGCTGCTGTCCTTCCTGAGGAGGCGGAATGGGAGCACAGCCATCACAGATGATACCCTGGGCGGCACTCTCACCATTACACTGCGGAATCTACAACCCCACGATGCGGGCTTCTACCAGTGCCAAAGCCTCCATGGCAGTGAGGCTGACACCCTCAGGAAGGTTCTGGTGGAGGTGCTGGCAGGTGAGTGGGCAGTGGCTGCCTCTCTGGCCTGCCCCTGTTCCAAGCCTCATGTTTTGGGCATCTGTGTGCAGAACCACCCACTGGGCTCTCAGGAATCCTGGGAAAACCCATCGTGTGGGTCTCATCTCCCTACTCAGGGCTACCAAGGATAGTTGTGCAGGTTGCTCACTGCACAAGAGGGCCAAAATCCACTCCCCAGCCCGGACTCCTTTTGCCAGACTGTGTTCCCTGGTGCAGAGCTGCATCACCTGCAGGAAGGGCACCTTTCTCTACTTTGCATTAAGGCACTCTGTGAACTAGCCTGGCCTTGGCCCTGCTTGCCCAAACAGCTTTATCCATCTCCATCCAGTTAGCATGTGAACATGATGGGAGGTCcttaaggaggaggaggagattaATTTATTCCCTCACCAACCAACCAGTGGTCCTATCAACGTAAGTGAAGCACCAACCTGGTACAGAAAATCACCCCTAGAAAAGTACACTGCTTGTGCTGGGCAATGTgcttcccttctctgggcctccattctctcatctgtaaatggagagGGTGGTGTCTGTCCTGCTGACCCCACAGGGTTCCGGTGAGTTTGTGTTGTGGGGGAGGGCAGTTGCGGGCAGGGTGTGACATGTGCTCCAAGCCTCCTGCTACTGAACTGTCTTGGGATCGCCATTCCAGGTGGGAATAGGTGGGCCACGGTATCTCTTTCCATCCCCGAGCTTTGCGCAGGGACCACCCTCCAAGAAGGCTTTCTGCTTGAGTCTTCAGAACACAACTGTGTCCCCAAAGGAGAACAaatctgggactacagaggccATTTCTGACTCTCCTCTTTTCCAACCCCTTCTCCCAGTATGGCTCTTTAGCATGGAAATGAGGTCAGGAGTAGTATTTGCCTGATGTGGGGAGGTCAGGCGAGACTGCCAGTCCTAGACAcaaaccccacctccaccactTTTCTAAGGATGGCAGGAGGCAGTGAACTCCCTTAGCCAACTCCcaagagggagacagaaaaatgaaagtaacCCATAGCTTGTGTAGATAGCTTGACAGTTTAGATAGGATTTTCAAGTACATCCATGATTGAATTCGCTCTTCTTAGCCCCTGTGCAGAAGGAGGGGGGAGTTGTAGTTACTGAGCTCCAATGAGGTGCTAGACACTGCCCAGAGGTGCCCTCATGGAATCCTGGTAACCCTGCTATTAAGGAAGTATTCCTAACTGCCCATTTTATAAgtggggaaattgaggcttatGGAGTGTAATGACTTGATCCACATAGGACCAGTGCCCAGGGGACCTCACCCCACCCATAAAGGTTCCCCCCTGCCTCAAGGAGGAAGGGGCTGGAGGCTCATGGCTCTGCCTCCCATAGACCCCCTGGATCACCGGGATGCTGGAGATCTCTGGGTCCCCGGGGAGTCTGAGAGCTTCGAGGATGCCCATGTGGAGCACAGCATCTCCAGGTACAGCGATGATTCTTTCCTAAAACCCGTGGGCAGACTTCCACCCTGCAGAGCCCCACAGGGGATGGGGGTTGGGCATCCTGAACTACAAATTACAAGGCAACTAGAGCCTGAAGGGCCCTGGATGTGTCTTATCTAAACACCCCTCCACCAGCTGCTACATGTTAGTTAGTTAGTGTGATTGTGTCAGTTGTTCATTTATTGGAAGACTTCTATAATGGTTTGTAAAGAGCAGCTGCTCTAAGACTCCTGAATGCCAGCTCCCGCCCCTCCACTGGCAGCCCCAGACATCCCCATAATTCAGTAACAATGAAAGTTTTAGTACTTTAGTACAAAGCTAAGACCCCCGATCTCTGCTTCTTTGGTAGGACCAGAACCAGTCTGACTGGTCCATGCCTGTGTACTGGTGTTTAAACGTTGCTCATATAACCACTGAGcacacatgtgtgtacacacacacccccatggCATAGCACTGTATACAGAAGAAAACTGCTCAGTGAGGGAAGGTGGTGTGTTTAAGTGCACTCAGCAGGTTAGTGGCAGAGCATGCCTAGAACTCAAGTCTCTTGACTATGGGCTCTCAAAGCCCCAAAAAGACCCATCCCAGGGATGGTGCTGGGTGGGGAGGTGTGCTGAGGTCCTAGAAGCTCCTGGTTTCTCCCCATTCCCTGAGAGAAGATTCTAATCTGTAGGCCATCTCAAGGCTCCCATCTGCCCTCTTGTCTCTCCAAGGAGCCTCTTGGAAGGAGAAATCCCCTTCCCACCCACTTCCGTCCTTCTCCTCCTGGCCTGCATCTTTCTCATCAAGATTCTAGCAGCCAGCGCCCTCTGGGCTGCAGCCTGGCATGGACAGAAGCCAGGGACACATCCACCTAGTGAACCGGACTGTGGCCATGACCCAGGGCACCAGCTCCAAACTCTGCCAGGTGAGCTTGGAGAGCACAGCCAATCGAAGGTGGACTTGGCAGGGATGGGAGGTGGTGCTGAGAGGGGCCACATGAGTCCTTGGACTATTGCAGGGCTGAGAGACACGTGAGGAAGACGATGGGAGGAAAAGCCCAGGAGAAGTCCCACCAGGGACCAGCCCAGCCTGCATACGTGCTACTTGGCCACCAGGACTCCTTGTTCTGCTCTGGCAAGAGACTGCTCTGCCTGGACACTGCTTCTCCTGGACTCTGGAAACAGGGAGTGTTTGAGGGAGCGGGGAGGTGGTAAGAACACCTGACAACTACTGAACACTGGACATTTTAAACACTCACAAATAAACCCAAGACTGTCCTATTTAACTGGATAGTTGTGGGCTTCATGAAAGTCTCATTTTCTTCCACAGGGGTAAGAAAATGAATCTGGATGAGAAAAAGATAAGAGATCTTGCTCCTTGAGGCCCAGGACCACAGGATACCACATCTCTCCATTCTCACAGGCTTCAATTGCCCAgtcagtttttttcttctctctcctcccttccctagATCTGATTGCCAAGTTCTGCCTCCTCCTCTGGGGTTTCTCTAGCATCCAGTCTTCCTCTGCTCTCCTCCCCCGCATTCACCCTCTCCATCAGCTTCCCCTGGATTATGGGACGTCCCTGCCTCAAGGCCCCCTCCAGCTGACTCTGTTCCTCCCCATCAAGGTCAACTCCTGGCAGACTCATCCATTCATCTCCTTAGAACTCTGTTTTTATCATGTCACTTCGCCTTTGGAGAAATGACAAGGGCTTCATAATGTACAGCATATCAAACTGGGAACTGATGGTTCAAGCCCCTCATCATAtagaagggaaactgaggctcaacaAGGGAAAGGAACTTATCCAAAATCCCCAGCCAAAATCCCCAGTAGAGCCTGGAAATCCAAATTTCACTTGGCATTCAAGGTGGTCTTTCCTCTAACTCACTCctacttatttattcaacaagtattagTTTGAGCAACTAGTCTGTGGCGAGTGCTATTCTGAACACTGGAAATACAACAGTGGATGAAGCAGGCGAGAGTTGTGCCCGCACAGAGCTCACTTTAgtgggaggagaggagacagaCAATGCACACAGTAAATAAGTCAATCTGATCACCTGTTAGAGGCAAAAcgtgctgaagaaaaaaattaaaatcaagcaGGGTTAGGAGTATGGGTGTGCAGGAGGCACAGGGGATGATACTATCTTAAATGCAGCAGCCAGAAGGTGAGGAACAGTTGAAGGAGGCCACGAAGTGAACCATGAGGACATCACAAGGAGGAGTATTCGGGGCGAGCGAACAGCCAGGGCAGCTCATGCAACCTCATCTCTCTCTtcaacacacacaccaccctgGCCAAGACTCTGGGGGAAACTGGGAGGAGACTCCCCTGAGGGTGAGCTGCAGGGGAAAGAAGTGAGTCGGCCACATTCTTAGGCTCTCTGGACTGGGCCCAAGAGAAGTGGATGCCCAGGAtcccctgtggccaccactcACATGGCTGCTTTGCCACCTAACCTGGGCTTGGGCCCCTAAGGTTTAAATCACCAGGATGGAGCTCCCGGCATGGCCCTCATGTTCCAGCCTCACTTCAACATGTCACTCCCCTGGCTCCAGCTGTGCCCCAACCCTGCCTTGTCCACACCCAATGTAAGCTGCTCCATTGGCTCCCTGCCCTGGAGTCTTAGGATTCTGGTCCAGTCTGTGTTCCCATGGCCTGCCTGGCTCAGGGGCACATTAAACTTCCTTATTGTGTCCTGGGGCAGTGCCCCCTTCCTATAGATCCAGGGCACAGGTAGACACCAAGAATGAGCCGAGCCCAAATTGCACCTtctccacctccctcccaccccagttGTGGGCACCAGTGCTGATGACATGGCCTGGGAGGCTCCCCGCAGCCTGCCTTGTGCTCGAGGGCAGTGGCTGCCATCAGCCCCAGCCCAGAATCAGGCTTTCCTCCTCATGGGAGCTTggacttttctctttccttctctgccgTGTCAGAGACATTCCCCTCTGGATTGGAATCACCCAGGatcccctgcctcagactctctgGGAGCACTCTGGACTGAAGGGGAGTGAGGCCATTTGGCCTCAAATTTCAACTCTGCCTCCTATTAAGACACCTTAGGCAACCTCCTCAATCCCTCTAAACCTCAGTGCCCTCTCTtgtagaaataaacaaacaaaacaaccactTCCCCTACTTTGCAAGGTTTTTGTGGGGTTGAAAGAAATAACATTtgtggccggacatggtggctcacgcctgtaatcccagcaccttgggaggctgaggggggtggattacttgaggccaggaattcaagaccagcctggccaacatggcaaaaacactgtctgtacaaaaaaaaggaaagacaaaaattagtcgggcatggtggtgcgtgcctgtagtcccagctatttgggaggctgaggcagagaatcgcttgaacccaggaggccaaggttgcagtgagccaagattgtgccactgcactccagcctgggtaacagagtgagactctgtctcaaaagaaaaaagaaaaagaaagaaataatattgtgAAGGTCCTTGGCCAggtgactggcacatagtaggtcctcaatAAACACTGGTTTCCTCCATCTAATGCCCAGCAACATGATGCCTCTGTGAAGGCCAGGAACTTGCCTGGTCACCTCTGTCCCAGCACCCAGCAGTGGACCATATTCAACACTTAGTCCAGCGTTGAATACAGTTCACCTCTTCATACAACATGCCCGGGTGGCTTGTTAGTATGAAAATAACTTCCCTATAAGGCAATCAGAGAAAGCCTGGTATGCATTGGCAAGACGGATGCAAGCACATCACCAACTAGGGTGACCCGTTCTGGTTTGTTCAGGACTTTTTCAGTTTTTGCACAGAAAGTCCCATGAAACCCCTCAGTCCCAAGCAAAAAGGGGAAGTTGGTCACCCAATCTTCCACTTCTACAAGGCCCAGTTTAACACATTAACTAGTTTTCTTAAGCTCCTGCTCCCAGTTTCCCATTCCTCACTCCCTTGTtcccaaaggaaggaaggaaaaagaggaaaaaaggaggtGAGAAGGGAGGAGATGGGAGTGAGGGAGAACGGCCTTTCCAGACCCTTTTCTAGGTCTTACCCTCCAGATTAGAGCAATACTCCCCTGTTAACCATCCCCAGCTGCTGTAGTCTCTTTGACCACTGGTGCTTCCCCTATGTCTGAGGTCAGATAGTTTATTAGGTTTATTACTCACACTTTGTCCCAGTTCCCTGAGCCCATTTCCACAGGGCAACATGAATGAGAGCCAGGAGTCTCCTGTGTAGGCAGTGAGCTTGGATCACAGGAGAGAAACCCCCAAATTATGAGACTTGGAGTTTATATAGAGAATTTGGTGTATCTCCCTCtctggaagaaagagagagagagagagagagagagagagagagagagagagagagagagaaacctttACTGTGGAATGTAAACAAATCTCtggtgaagaagaggaagaatgcAAGCAAATCTCTGGATGTTGCACTCAAGGCATGTTTGCTATTCAATCACCCGCCAACAAAACTTGGCCAGTACCCTTTGCACGGAAGGACTAGAACATGCAGCAATGTGAAAATATTCATGAAGAATTGTCTTCCAACAGAGAAGATAGAGCATTCATGAAACAAAAATAGTATgccagaattttaaaatgctcaaagAACGAGGAATATCTTgtcttgtaaattaaaaatattttaaaaaataacattttaaaagacaaaaatagaaggATGGAAGAAAAATGAGGACATCTCCTTGAAGgcagaacaaaagagagaaaaacatggaaaatgagagagaaaagatataaaaatgaaatgaacacACGACGTTCAATAACCAACTAGTTAAGGAGTTGCAGaaaaagggagggggagaagaaaatggacatgtaattatgaaagaaataattcGTTTCCTAGAACCGAAGAATGTGGATCCAGATGGAAGGGGTCTAGAGTGTCCAGgacaataaatgaagaaagacCCAGTCCAGGGTACAGGATCAAGGTGAAACTTCCTGTTTGAGGTTGTACTGCATGCAAGGACAACCTCTTAAAAGC from the Macaca mulatta isolate MMU2019108-1 chromosome 4, T2T-MMU8v2.0, whole genome shotgun sequence genome contains:
- the TREM2 gene encoding triggering receptor expressed on myeloid cells 2 isoform X2 → MEPLRLLILLFATELSGAHNTTVFQGVEGQSLQVSCPYDSMKHWGRRKAWCRQLGEKGPCQRVVSTHNLWLLSFLRRRNGSTAITDDTLGGTLTITLRNLQPHDAGFYQCQSLHGSEADTLRKVLVEVLADPLDHRDAGDLWVPGESESFEDAHVEHSISRSLLEGEIPFPPTSVLLLLACIFLIKILAASALWAAAWHGQKPGTHPPSEPDCGHDPGHQLQTLPGLRDT
- the TREM2 gene encoding triggering receptor expressed on myeloid cells 2 isoform X1 is translated as MEPLRLLILLFATELSGAHNTTVFQGVEGQSLQVSCPYDSMKHWGRRKAWCRQLGEKGPCQRVVSTHNLWLLSFLRRRNGSTAITDDTLGGTLTITLRNLQPHDAGFYQCQSLHGSEADTLRKVLVEVLAGPVPRGPHPTHKGSPLPQGGRGWRLMALPPIDPLDHRDAGDLWVPGESESFEDAHVEHSISRSLLEGEIPFPPTSVLLLLACIFLIKILAASALWAAAWHGQKPGTHPPSEPDCGHDPGHQLQTLPGLRDT